Genomic segment of Novipirellula artificiosorum:
ACCACGAATTCCCTTGGCGACCGCGTCCGCTGGTTTGTCGATCCGCAAGATAAAGACGCGGGAGCCACTCTTCGGCAAGGGGTTGGTCCCGCAAATCGGCGAGCGCATCGGAATTGGTCGATTTTGACTCCTCGCGATAGCACGCCGATCGACAAAAACGCTCGTCAATCAAGCGTTCCATGACGGAGCGTCCAACGGGATCCACATTGCCAACGGTTTCGATCATCACAGAAACAGGGGTAGGAGAAACGCGAACAACACCAATACGATGACGATCACTTGCCAAGGTTTCAATTTGGATGAGACCCTCTTGTCATCTGAAAACTCATCGGCGACAAACGCTTCGTAGTCGAAGTCGTCCTCCGAGTGATCGTCCTCAGCATACGGGCTAGCGAACCCGTCGGTGTCCTGTCGCCATCCGTCGGCGTCGCTGCTGCCACAGTGCGGACACGCTTTGGCTCGGGCGGGAACGTCGCCCCCGCAGTGGGGACAGGAAAAAAAGTCATCGTTCATGGAGTGCTGCCGATGCGACAAGGATTGGATTTCCCGCCTTGGCCGGCGGAACGGGCGCCTGGTTTGGCGTCCCAGCACCCGACTATACCAGCACGCAGGAACGGACTAAATTGCTGGCAACATGAACAATCAAATTTTTCAGCTGAATGAGGATGTCGCCGTGGTCATCGGTGGCACGGGTGAACTGGGTGGCATGATGGCCGAGTCGCTTGGCTCGTTTGGAGCCAAAGTCGCCGTTGTTGGACGCAATGCCGACCGCG
This window contains:
- a CDS encoding zinc ribbon domain-containing protein; the protein is MNDDFFSCPHCGGDVPARAKACPHCGSSDADGWRQDTDGFASPYAEDDHSEDDFDYEAFVADEFSDDKRVSSKLKPWQVIVIVLVLFAFLLPLFL